A window from Chrysemys picta bellii isolate R12L10 chromosome 20, ASM1138683v2, whole genome shotgun sequence encodes these proteins:
- the LOC135976812 gene encoding myb/SANT-like DNA-binding domain-containing protein 2: protein MQADNRKRAPAWTVREVLDLIAVWGEDSVLAELRSKRRNAKTFEKISKGMMERGHNRDSEQCRVKVKELRQAYQKTKEANGRSGSEPRTCRYYAELHAILGGAATTTPPLFVDSGSGIVSTPEDSADGVEEEEEEEDELAESTQHSLLPNSQDLFITPTEVPSQASQASTQDSDPMEGTSAAANSSSLPPPSRRLSQIRRRKKKTRDEMFSEIMQSSRSDRAHLNEWKETVSKYRKEVSEREDRRDQREERRDDRDERWRQEDQRMKDATLGLLRRLVEVQERLLENRLPLQPLFHPPPSPCSVSS from the exons atgcaggctgataatcgaaaaagagcaccagcatggactgtgagggaggtactggatctgatcgctgtatggggagaggattcagtgcttgcagaacttcgttctaaaagacgaaatgcaaaaacttttgaaaaaatttccaagggcatgatggagagaggccacaatagggactctgagcagtgccgcgtgaaggtcaaggagctcagacaagcctatcaaaaaacaaaggaggcaaacggtcgctccgggtcagagccgcggacatgccgctactacgccgagctgcatgcaattctagggggggctgccaccactaccccacctttgttcgtggattctgggtcggggatagtctcgacgcctgaggattctgccgatggggtagaggaggaggaggaggaggaggatgagcttgcagagagcacacagcactcccttctccccaacagccaggatctttttatcaccccgactgaagtaccctcccaagcctcccaagccagtacccaagactctgaccccatggaagggacctcag cagctgcaaattcctcaagcctccctcctccatcccgaaggttatcacagataaggcgtcgtaagaagaagacgcgagacgagatgttttcggaaattatgcaatccagcaggagtgacagagctcatctgaatgagtggaaggaaacagtttcaaagtataggaaagaagtcagtgaacgtgaggacaggagggaccaacgtgaggagaggagagacgatcgagatgagagatggcggcaggaagaccagaggatgaaggatgcaacgctggggctgctccggcgtctggtggaggttcaggaacggctgctggaaaacagactgccgcttcagcccctgttccaccctcccccctccccatgttccgtatcctcctaa